The following are encoded in a window of Solidesulfovibrio magneticus RS-1 genomic DNA:
- a CDS encoding 4Fe-4S dicluster domain-containing protein, producing MSVTPGACIGCRACELACAAAHMAAGATVGSLTRPPVPRLYLVREAGTAAPVACRHCEAAPCAAVCPTAAVRCDASGVVVEPARCIGCKACLAVCPVGAMAMAEVQDHGRPVLRRVPDPAVPGGFVEEPAWLASKCDLCRERPAGPACVGACPAGALSLVIPGEVRRVRLLAAARAMAAAASGAREEGR from the coding sequence GTGAGTGTGACGCCTGGGGCCTGCATTGGCTGCCGGGCTTGTGAACTGGCCTGCGCCGCCGCCCATATGGCGGCCGGGGCCACCGTGGGCAGCCTGACGCGGCCCCCGGTCCCCAGGCTCTATCTCGTGCGCGAGGCAGGGACCGCGGCCCCCGTGGCCTGCCGCCACTGCGAGGCCGCGCCCTGCGCCGCCGTGTGCCCTACCGCCGCCGTGCGCTGCGACGCCTCGGGCGTGGTGGTCGAACCGGCCCGCTGCATCGGCTGCAAGGCCTGCCTGGCCGTGTGTCCGGTCGGGGCCATGGCCATGGCCGAGGTCCAGGATCACGGCCGGCCCGTGTTGCGCCGCGTGCCCGATCCGGCCGTGCCGGGCGGCTTTGTCGAGGAACCGGCCTGGCTGGCCAGCAAGTGCGACCTGTGCCGCGAGCGGCCGGCCGGCCCGGCCTGCGTGGGGGCTTGCCCGGCCGGGGCCTTGTCCCTGGTCATACCGGGCGAGGTGCGCCGCGTTCGGCTCTTGGCCGCCGCCCGGGCCATGGCCGCCGCCGCGTCCGGCGCGCGGGAGGAAGGAAGATGA
- a CDS encoding ABC transporter substrate-binding protein has protein sequence MPQLPDLALPVTRFLAAHPAARGVLAELGITAATDAEFLASAAPFLSMASLLSVSGLSAPLFAEALHAAADRPAPGMTPLFCDGWNPLSPGLRLFLSLPCPLKAPMGIALENLRESLPPSAPWPRIFMDSCGKHTLNDLASELSRPEEVPDMIVSAGLNGFLSKSFRDRFADGDLLARLPQDMNTALAEAGLADPRGVCRIYAVNPLVMVAVPSRLGGLPVPRSFDDLLNPAYAGKIGLCGPPETAGDSTLLLHIRLRHGLDALAALGRSMVCDTHPAQVFRPAPGTDAPPIAVMPAFFANAAPRQGDVEIIWPEDGALVSPLFVMVKATAKKAVTPLLDLFLGREAAAICAGAALPPTLPATGGGMPAGKRLRFIGWDVLESRDLGPLIAESGAAFATAYYEQHR, from the coding sequence ATGCCCCAGCTCCCCGACCTCGCCCTGCCCGTGACCCGCTTCCTGGCCGCCCATCCCGCCGCCCGGGGTGTGCTGGCCGAACTGGGCATCACGGCCGCCACCGACGCCGAATTCCTGGCCAGCGCCGCGCCCTTTTTGTCCATGGCTTCGCTGCTGTCCGTCTCGGGCCTGTCCGCCCCGCTTTTCGCCGAAGCGCTCCACGCCGCCGCCGACCGACCCGCGCCCGGCATGACGCCGCTTTTCTGCGACGGCTGGAACCCGCTCTCCCCGGGCCTGCGCCTGTTTTTGAGCCTGCCCTGCCCGCTCAAGGCCCCCATGGGCATCGCTCTGGAAAATCTGCGCGAATCCCTGCCACCAAGCGCGCCCTGGCCGCGCATCTTCATGGACAGCTGCGGCAAGCATACCCTCAACGATCTGGCCTCGGAGCTCTCGCGCCCCGAAGAAGTGCCGGACATGATCGTGTCGGCCGGCCTCAACGGCTTTCTTTCCAAAAGCTTCCGCGACCGCTTCGCCGACGGCGACCTGCTGGCCCGGCTGCCCCAGGACATGAACACGGCCCTGGCCGAGGCCGGGCTGGCCGACCCGCGCGGCGTGTGCCGCATCTACGCCGTCAATCCGCTGGTCATGGTGGCCGTGCCCTCGCGCCTGGGCGGCCTGCCCGTGCCGCGCTCCTTCGACGACCTGCTTAATCCGGCCTATGCCGGCAAGATCGGCCTGTGCGGCCCGCCCGAGACGGCCGGCGATTCCACCCTGCTGCTGCATATCCGCCTGCGCCACGGCCTGGACGCCCTGGCCGCCCTGGGACGATCCATGGTCTGCGACACCCACCCGGCCCAGGTCTTCCGCCCGGCCCCGGGCACGGACGCGCCGCCCATCGCCGTCATGCCGGCCTTTTTCGCCAACGCCGCCCCGCGCCAAGGCGATGTGGAAATCATCTGGCCCGAGGACGGAGCCCTGGTGTCGCCGCTCTTCGTCATGGTCAAGGCCACGGCCAAAAAAGCCGTCACGCCCCTGCTCGATCTGTTCCTGGGCCGGGAAGCGGCGGCCATCTGCGCCGGCGCGGCCCTGCCGCCGACGCTGCCCGCCACGGGAGGCGGCATGCCGGCCGGCAAACGCCTGCGGTTTATCGGCTGGGACGTGCTGGAAAGCCGCGACCTCGGACCGCTCATCGCCGAATCCGGCGCGGCCTTCGCCACGGCGTACTACGAGCAGCATCGGTAA
- a CDS encoding ATP-binding cassette domain-containing protein produces MTSTYPTFAAIWEALPPARDFFAAQGLPMPAPKAAPADYFAALSPDALAEVGTDAATLSARFADFLAALPRLRADAPRVASLTVRGGTGKDGRPEHLDLTLCPGDVAALVGPTGSGKSRFLADVEWLANGDTPTGRRVLLDGKTADAAGRLAASGRLVAQLSQNMHFVMDLTVREFLVAHAESRLLADAPAAAEAVEGLANELAGEPFGPDTALTALSGGQSRALMIADVARLCASPIVLVDEIENAGIDRRKAISLLTGSGKIVLMATHDPLLALTAGRRLVFAAGAVAAVIATSPEEHASLAALAQADAKLAALRDSLRRGGSLCFSQEK; encoded by the coding sequence ATGACCAGTACGTACCCGACCTTTGCCGCCATTTGGGAGGCGCTGCCCCCAGCCCGGGATTTCTTCGCCGCCCAGGGCCTGCCCATGCCCGCCCCCAAAGCCGCCCCGGCCGACTACTTCGCCGCCCTGTCCCCGGACGCCCTGGCCGAGGTCGGCACGGACGCCGCCACACTCTCCGCCCGGTTCGCGGATTTTCTCGCCGCCCTGCCGCGCCTTCGGGCCGACGCGCCGCGCGTCGCTTCCCTCACCGTGCGCGGCGGCACGGGCAAGGACGGCCGGCCCGAACACTTGGACCTGACGCTTTGCCCCGGCGACGTGGCCGCCCTGGTCGGCCCCACCGGCTCGGGCAAGAGCCGCTTTTTGGCCGACGTCGAATGGCTGGCCAACGGCGACACCCCAACGGGCCGCCGGGTGCTCCTGGACGGCAAGACCGCCGACGCCGCCGGCCGGCTGGCCGCTTCCGGGCGGCTGGTGGCCCAGCTGTCCCAGAACATGCATTTCGTCATGGACCTGACCGTGCGCGAATTTCTCGTCGCCCACGCCGAAAGCCGGCTTCTGGCCGACGCCCCGGCCGCCGCCGAGGCGGTGGAGGGCCTCGCCAACGAACTGGCCGGCGAACCCTTCGGCCCGGACACGGCGCTCACCGCCCTGTCCGGCGGCCAGAGCCGGGCGCTCATGATCGCCGACGTGGCCCGGCTGTGCGCCTCGCCCATCGTGCTGGTGGACGAGATCGAAAACGCCGGCATCGACCGTCGAAAAGCCATTTCACTCCTTACCGGCAGCGGCAAGATCGTGCTCATGGCCACCCACGATCCGCTCCTGGCCCTGACCGCCGGCCGCCGGCTGGTCTTTGCCGCCGGAGCCGTGGCCGCCGTCATCGCCACCAGCCCCGAGGAACACGCGTCCCTGGCCGCCCTGGCGCAGGCCGACGCCAAGCTCGCCGCCCTGCGCGACTCCCTGCGCCGGGGCGGTTCCCTGTGTTTTTCCCAGGAGAAATGA
- a CDS encoding GTP-binding protein, with amino-acid sequence MADPARERLRFVQLVTVAGPPSSGKTSVLLKLAAVLGRQGRRLGVVKFDCLTGRDKDVFDAAGIPCAAGQSGALCPDHFFVCNASDAHAWGLSRGLDVLAVESAGLCNRCAPHVEGALAVCVVDNLSGIDTPAKIGPMLRLADVVAVTKGDVVSQAEREVFAFRVRRANPRATVLFVSGLTGQGAEALAHVVAGAPATPSLDGASLRFTMPAAVCSYCLGQRKIGTDHQMGNVRKMDFPREPA; translated from the coding sequence ATGGCCGATCCGGCAAGGGAGCGTCTGAGGTTCGTGCAGCTTGTCACCGTGGCCGGACCGCCTTCGTCGGGCAAGACGTCGGTATTGCTCAAGCTTGCCGCCGTGCTGGGCCGCCAAGGCAGACGCCTGGGCGTGGTCAAGTTCGACTGTCTGACCGGCCGCGACAAGGACGTCTTCGACGCCGCCGGCATCCCCTGCGCCGCCGGCCAGTCCGGGGCGCTGTGCCCGGACCATTTCTTCGTCTGCAACGCCTCCGATGCCCACGCCTGGGGCCTGTCCCGGGGCCTCGACGTGCTGGCCGTCGAAAGCGCCGGCCTGTGCAACCGCTGCGCCCCCCACGTCGAAGGGGCGCTGGCCGTGTGCGTCGTCGACAACCTCTCGGGCATCGACACCCCGGCCAAGATCGGCCCCATGCTGCGCCTGGCCGACGTGGTGGCCGTCACCAAGGGCGACGTGGTCTCCCAGGCCGAGCGCGAGGTCTTCGCCTTCCGCGTGCGCCGGGCCAATCCCCGGGCCACGGTGCTTTTCGTCAGCGGCCTCACCGGCCAGGGAGCCGAGGCCCTGGCCCACGTGGTGGCCGGCGCGCCGGCCACGCCCAGCCTCGACGGGGCCAGCCTGCGCTTCACCATGCCCGCCGCCGTGTGCTCCTACTGCCTGGGCCAACGCAAGATCGGGACCGACCACCAGATGGGCAACGTGCGCAAGATGGACTTTCCCCGGGAGCCGGCATGA
- a CDS encoding IS110 family transposase: MAADCFIGIDVSKETLAVHTLPDGNDFQFVNDPDGIKAICRKFSKFRPKLIIIEATGGLQIPVATALSLKKFPVVVINPRQARDFARAKGRLAKTDKIDAEILALFGKQMEPEVRPLKDEQAQEMSSLMSRRNQLIRMLVMEKNRFTRAYGSVRADIEKNIDWLEERLSEIDTHLGTVVRASPIWRERDNLLRSVPGVGDVLSRSLLSNLPELGTLNRREIAALVGVAPLNCDSGKRRGKRRVWGGRSDVRSVLYMAVLSAKKYNPVIRDFYNRLKEAGKPHKVAAVASMRKLITILNAMVRSGQPWGQYAHAA; this comes from the coding sequence ATGGCTGCTGACTGTTTCATCGGAATTGATGTCTCTAAGGAAACTCTTGCTGTCCACACGCTTCCTGACGGAAATGACTTTCAATTTGTTAACGACCCCGATGGTATAAAAGCTATCTGCAGGAAATTTTCAAAATTTCGTCCAAAGCTTATTATCATCGAGGCGACTGGCGGCCTTCAAATTCCTGTTGCCACGGCATTGAGTCTCAAGAAATTCCCCGTTGTAGTCATCAATCCCCGCCAGGCTCGGGATTTTGCGCGAGCTAAAGGACGGCTGGCTAAAACAGACAAGATTGACGCTGAGATTCTTGCTCTTTTTGGCAAGCAGATGGAGCCTGAAGTACGCCCTCTGAAGGACGAGCAAGCGCAAGAAATGAGTTCGCTAATGTCCAGGCGCAACCAACTCATTCGAATGCTTGTCATGGAAAAAAATCGTTTTACTCGTGCTTATGGCTCGGTAAGAGCAGATATAGAGAAGAATATTGACTGGCTTGAGGAACGATTGTCTGAGATCGACACGCATCTTGGCACAGTAGTACGAGCGAGTCCGATTTGGCGTGAGCGAGACAATTTGCTCCGGAGCGTCCCTGGAGTCGGAGATGTCCTATCAAGGTCGCTCCTTTCCAATCTGCCTGAGCTTGGAACGTTGAATCGTCGGGAGATCGCTGCTCTTGTTGGGGTTGCCCCTTTGAATTGTGACAGCGGAAAGCGTCGAGGAAAACGTCGTGTATGGGGAGGTCGAAGTGATGTTCGATCTGTATTATATATGGCTGTCTTGTCAGCTAAAAAATACAATCCCGTCATACGTGATTTTTACAATCGCCTCAAGGAAGCCGGCAAACCACATAAAGTCGCCGCAGTTGCTTCGATGCGAAAGTTGATAACGATTTTGAATGCAATGGTGCGATCCGGGCAACCGTGGGGACAGTACGCACACGCGGCGTAG
- a CDS encoding 4Fe-4S dicluster domain-containing protein, whose amino-acid sequence MHAMVLADAERCIGCRACEIACTLAHAATGEDPGRAAEAGAAFAPRLTVVRDGGLAVPVQCRQCEAAPCAAACPTGALYSDGRSVAVNTAACTGCKACLAACPVGAMDMLPLASLPGRKVAGKCDLCAGRPSGPACQAVCPAGALFLHDPQALGRLCAARRRRAALACAGAAP is encoded by the coding sequence ATGCACGCCATGGTTCTGGCCGACGCTGAGCGCTGCATCGGCTGCCGGGCCTGCGAGATCGCCTGCACCCTGGCCCATGCCGCCACTGGGGAAGATCCGGGCCGGGCCGCCGAGGCCGGCGCGGCCTTTGCCCCGCGCCTGACCGTGGTGCGCGACGGCGGGCTGGCCGTGCCTGTCCAGTGCCGCCAGTGCGAGGCTGCGCCCTGCGCCGCCGCCTGCCCGACCGGAGCGCTGTATTCCGACGGCCGGTCCGTGGCCGTGAACACGGCCGCCTGCACCGGCTGCAAGGCCTGTCTGGCCGCCTGTCCGGTGGGGGCCATGGACATGCTGCCGCTGGCCTCCCTGCCCGGACGCAAGGTTGCCGGAAAGTGCGACCTGTGCGCCGGCCGGCCGTCCGGTCCGGCCTGCCAGGCCGTGTGCCCGGCCGGAGCGCTATTTCTCCACGACCCACAGGCGCTTGGCCGGCTATGCGCGGCCAGGCGTCGCCGGGCTGCCCTGGCCTGTGCCGGGGCCGCGCCCTGA
- a CDS encoding [Fe-Fe] hydrogenase large subunit C-terminal domain-containing protein codes for MSARPVIAPGVAPVIAIDPNLCTGCRRCAEVCPVGAVTGPQGQAQTIDAERCVLCGQCVQVCCAFAAPFDEPAHDPAAIRRQRGASEAAGPVFAAHARCDLDAAKVLVADPSRVAMVQCAPAVRVTLAEEFGLAPGSLTPGKLAAGLRRLGFAVVYDTTFAADVTVMEESAELLARIAEGGRLPLFTSCCPAWVRHVETAWPELTPHLSSCKSPQQMAGALFKSYAASLDGFDPAAVASVSVMPCTAKKHEAARPELRSGPAALADVDAVVTVTELAAWLKEAGIDFAALPGEPFDAPLGRYSGAGVIFGATGGVMEAALRTAVALCGEGRETAGPESGIVFTPAGPGVARAEFELAGNKLAAVTVSGLANVGPLLEAVAAGTADFQFMEVMCCPGGCVAGGGTPKLLPGVDVAAAVAARRQALGNHDRALPVRAAHANPAVTELYAAFLERPLSHRSHELLHTVYGGAAKGGHD; via the coding sequence ATGAGCGCCCGTCCCGTCATCGCCCCCGGTGTTGCCCCCGTCATTGCCATTGACCCGAACCTGTGCACGGGCTGCCGCCGTTGCGCCGAGGTGTGTCCTGTTGGGGCCGTCACGGGGCCGCAAGGCCAGGCCCAGACCATCGACGCCGAGCGCTGCGTGCTGTGCGGCCAGTGCGTGCAGGTCTGCTGCGCCTTTGCCGCGCCCTTTGACGAGCCGGCCCATGATCCTGCCGCCATCCGGCGGCAGCGGGGCGCGTCCGAGGCGGCCGGCCCGGTCTTCGCCGCCCATGCCCGGTGCGATCTCGATGCGGCAAAGGTCTTGGTCGCCGATCCCTCGCGGGTGGCCATGGTCCAGTGCGCCCCGGCCGTGCGGGTGACCTTGGCCGAGGAATTCGGGCTGGCTCCGGGCTCGCTTACCCCGGGCAAACTGGCCGCCGGCCTGCGCCGCCTGGGCTTTGCCGTGGTCTACGACACCACCTTTGCCGCCGATGTCACGGTGATGGAGGAAAGCGCCGAACTGCTGGCCCGCATCGCCGAGGGCGGCCGGCTGCCGCTTTTCACCTCCTGCTGCCCGGCCTGGGTGCGCCATGTGGAAACGGCCTGGCCGGAATTGACCCCCCACCTGTCGTCCTGCAAGTCGCCCCAGCAGATGGCCGGGGCGCTTTTCAAGAGCTACGCCGCGTCCCTGGACGGTTTCGATCCGGCCGCCGTGGCCAGCGTCTCGGTCATGCCCTGCACGGCCAAGAAGCACGAGGCGGCCCGGCCGGAACTGCGCTCGGGGCCGGCTGCCCTGGCCGATGTGGACGCGGTGGTCACCGTGACCGAGCTGGCCGCCTGGCTCAAGGAGGCCGGCATCGACTTCGCCGCCCTGCCAGGCGAACCCTTTGACGCGCCCCTGGGCCGCTATTCCGGGGCCGGCGTCATCTTCGGGGCCACGGGCGGGGTCATGGAAGCGGCCCTGCGCACGGCCGTGGCCCTTTGCGGCGAAGGCCGGGAAACGGCCGGTCCGGAATCGGGCATCGTCTTTACCCCGGCCGGTCCCGGCGTCGCCCGGGCCGAGTTCGAGCTGGCCGGCAACAAGCTGGCCGCCGTCACGGTCTCGGGGCTGGCCAACGTGGGGCCGCTGCTGGAAGCCGTGGCCGCCGGAACGGCCGATTTCCAGTTCATGGAAGTGATGTGCTGCCCGGGCGGCTGCGTGGCCGGCGGCGGCACGCCCAAGCTCCTGCCCGGCGTGGACGTGGCCGCCGCCGTGGCCGCCCGGCGTCAGGCGCTTGGCAATCACGACCGGGCCTTGCCCGTGCGCGCCGCCCACGCCAACCCGGCCGTCACCGAACTCTATGCAGCCTTTCTGGAGCGGCCGTTGTCCCACCGCTCCCATGAGCTGCTGCACACGGTCTACGGCGGGGCGGCCAAGGGCGGGCACGACTGA
- the tsaA gene encoding tRNA (N6-threonylcarbamoyladenosine(37)-N6)-methyltransferase TrmO, with amino-acid sequence MIGPTPKELAVHTPAKDIAYRSIGILRSPFRDIAGMPIQPVGALGVVGHVEVHADFVPGLADLEGFSHVFLLYHLHRVTGFDLMVKPFLDNDHHGIFATRSPKRPNPIGLSVLELAGVEGSTVHLRNVDVLDGTPVLDIKPYVPRFDVWQAERTGWFAGKARNAGEYTSDDRFR; translated from the coding sequence ATGATCGGGCCAACGCCCAAGGAACTTGCCGTGCACACACCCGCCAAAGACATCGCCTACCGCTCCATCGGCATCCTGCGCTCCCCCTTCCGGGACATCGCCGGCATGCCCATCCAACCCGTGGGAGCCCTCGGCGTCGTCGGCCACGTCGAAGTCCATGCCGACTTCGTGCCCGGTCTGGCCGACCTTGAGGGCTTCTCCCACGTCTTTTTGCTCTACCACCTCCATCGGGTGACGGGCTTTGACCTCATGGTCAAACCCTTCCTCGACAACGACCATCACGGCATTTTCGCCACGCGTTCGCCCAAGCGCCCCAACCCCATCGGCCTGTCCGTGCTGGAGCTGGCCGGCGTGGAAGGTTCCACCGTCCATCTGCGCAACGTCGACGTTCTCGACGGCACGCCCGTGCTCGACATCAAGCCCTACGTGCCCCGCTTCGACGTCTGGCAGGCCGAGCGCACCGGCTGGTTCGCCGGCAAGGCCCGCAACGCCGGCGAGTACACCTCCGACGACCGGTTCCGTTAG